In Eucalyptus grandis isolate ANBG69807.140 chromosome 4, ASM1654582v1, whole genome shotgun sequence, the following proteins share a genomic window:
- the LOC104442524 gene encoding MAG2-interacting protein 2 isoform X2, which yields MRRNLRVPLPIISLIAPDDHDMQKSSLCGFTVVTCDGSLQHIEICQDSTASVSSTQYSNNSSTLKGQLHDIICLDYHPKLFLLAVVGRDVGGLSLSKGNSGSYLLSFWHRNATSDLEHLYSTEFKGVYLLPKGYQCHQSYPKVLISPRGTLAAALDVTGEMHIFRRDTQGLSLVNSSLGGRSEVQELLSGILDFTWWSDHVLTLAKRGGVTTMIDVKNGLRVKDSDPAYSISVLQRVQEVEGHLFLIEMTPSDNSAINREKNGSYIVEQITECNFDQFDPSRLQWSLISFSEKSIQEMYRILIFNKKYEAAMEFAHHHGLDRDEVMKSQWLHSDQGKHAIQNFLIMITDEDFVLSQCVEKVGSTEDAAKALIEHGLRLTDQYVFSKSEDGNRAIWDRRMTRLQLLQYMDRLETFMGINMGRFSVQEYVKFRDMPLNDAAVKLAESGKIGALNLLFKRHPYSLIPFMLEILSAIPETVPVQTYKQLLPGSRPPANIVLREEDWVECEKMVNFIQKLPMDDETAVKFKTEHIVKQCLAYGWLPADEILSWYKKRAIDIDSFSGQLDSCLCLVDIGRSIGINALQHFYEDISYLNQLIYTDDGDLNLSLSLVAWEDLSDYEKFKMMLRGVKVETVIERLHNKAMPFLQNRLHGAALFSEDKVESFLVRWLREIALENKLDLCLVVIDEGCRDFGHNCFFKDEVEAVDSALQCIYRCSSTDQWSNMATILSKLPQLQGNADLEGRLKLAEAHIEAGRILAFYQVPKPISFFLEAHSDEKVVKQIFRLILSKFVRRQAGQSDNDWASMWRDMQSLREKAFTFLDAEYMLIEFCKGLLKAGKFSLARNYLKGTSTVALAPEKAENLVIQAAREYFFSASTLASSEIWKAKECLNLFPGSSAVKAENDIIDALTIKLPRFGVSLLPLQFRQIKDPMEIIKMVITSQPGAYLDVDEIIEVSKLLGLRSKDDISAVEEAIAREAAVAGDLQLAFDLCLILVKKGHGLVWDLSAAIARGPGLENMDVNSRKLLLGFALSNCDEESIGELLHAWKDLDMQGQCQTLMTLTGTGPNFSVKSALVNSDSVEQTEEASSSTAGVVPINGSTTDDQVGHRSTTENIVLSIARDLPLETGSMWDSLLLENERVSSFAASELPWLIQLSRTVGSTKKLNSGLIFGENYVNVRAYAVVTILSWLTKNGFAPRDDLIVSLAKSVIESQATEWEDILGCSVLLNLVDAFNGVEVIEEELRRRRNYQEICSIMNVGMKYGLLHNSGVECEDFNRRRELLLRFFKEKHMPVSSDEMEKFGNVQSTFWREWKLKLEERKHVADHSRVLEQIIPGVDTARFLSGDTDYIESVVFNLIESVKMERKHILKDLLKLANTYSLNRSEVLLRFLSSVLVSDIWTNEDITAEIAGVRGEIVSYGQKTVETILMMAYPAIDGHKKHRLAYLYSLISDCCMQLDEKKESLPLIHPDQAIIASSGLARFYKVIEEECRNVSFVKDLNFKNIVRLGGLNLECFRDEVYRNIDEHSVEALANMVRALVTLYAGIPPEGLISWQDVYRHYILILLKPLVGNERTNFTVEIPETYQGFIGQVEHKYEMCRKYIKLLTDSDIYDIMKQFFIILVPNIVTPGSLLDTSASQECLILLMNFFIRLTEDIEEVLCLMRSREILRFNPTCFMKCLKSFTRLVIEDSVSPSQGWGTILGCINSDFMGGVAAESSIFCRAMIFSGCGFGVISEVFSEAVSQCSSSLEAEQEMQGLPALYLSILEPILKGLASEVPKYQNLCNLLSSLSKLEGDMENQKRVRHVVWERMANYSNDLQLPGRVRVYALELMQSIIGRPIRSAFTEQQLNVLPWEGWDELHDTGERRVTSPSRGVSDYSDSSNRFTSTLVALRSSQIMAPVCPSLEITPDDLLDIGTAVSCFSKLCGAADTDSHLKALVTVLGEWEGLFVVGKDDKNSIEVTDTGNDWDNDDWNEGWESFQEVEPLNTESKGSSFSFHPLHDCWSELIQRHVALSLYGDVLQYLDLSLSKPNGILVDEDNARSLCEMVLGRDFLWAFKVMMLLPYGDLQLNCLKAVEEKLKQGGMTDRVGTDLDVLILVLYSGVISKIISGSLYDNSFSYICYLVGYFSRQCQEACLLRLARKETNSNEDERPSLIVFERILFPVFICELVKADQKMLAGFIITKYMHTNASLSLINIAEAGLWRFLEGQLNELHREDLDLETMFPGLVLKHAVSSLLGRLVDLIPSALSLLSAR from the exons ATGAGAAGAAACCTGAGAGTCCCTCTACCAATAATTAGCTTGATTGCGCCCGACGATCATGATATGCAGAAATCTTCCTT GTGCGGCTTTACAGTTGTTACATGTGATGGTTCCCTTCAGCATATTGAGATTTGTCAAGATTCAACTGCCTCTGTTTCTTCCACACAATACTCAAATAATAGTTCAACACTAAAGGGGCAATTGCATGATATCATCTGTCTCGACTAccatcctaaactttttttgctCGCTGTGGTGGGTAGAGATGTTGGGGGCTTGTCTCTGTCCAAGGGTAACTCTG GTAGCTATTTGCTCTCTTTCTGGCATAGAAATGCCACATCGGATCTGGAACATCTATACTCTACTGAGTTTAAGGGTGTCTATTTATTACCAAAAGGTTACCAATGTCACCAATCATATCCAAAGGTGTTGATTTCACCGCGAGGCACATTAGCTGCTGCTTTGGATGTGACAGGAGAGATGCACATTTTTAGGCGGGATACTCAAGGGCTTTCTTTGGTGAATAGCTCACTAGGCGGAAGAAGTGAAGTACAGGAACTCCTCAGTGGTATACTGGATTTTACTTGGTGGTCTGATCACGTTCTTACTCTTGCAAAAAGGGGTGGAGTGACCACTATGATTGATGTGAAAAATGGTTTAAGAGTAAAGGATAGTGATCCTGCATATAGTATCTCAGTCTTACAAAGAGTGCAGGAGGTTGAAGGACATTTATTTCTTATAGAGATGACACCATCTGACAATTCAGCTATTAATAGGGAGAAAAATGGCTCATACATCGTAGAACAGATTACTGAATGTAATTTTGATCAATTCGATCCATCTAGGCTCCAATGGAGCTTGATATCATTTTCAGAGAAATCTATCCAGGAGATGTATAGAATCTTAATTTTCAATAAGAAGTATGAGGCTGCCATGGAGTTTGCACATCATCATGGGTTGGATAGGGATGAGGTTATGAAGTCACAGTGGTTGCACTCTGACCAAGGAAAGCatgcaatacaaaatttcttgaTTATGATCACAGATGAAGACTTTGTACTATCTCAATGTGTTGAGAAAGTTGGTTCAACAGAAGATGCTGCGAAGGCCTTGATCGAGCACGGTCTGCGCCTCACTGACCAATATGTTTTCTCAAAGTCAGAGGATGGAAATCGTGCCATTTGGGATCGCCGTATGACCAGACTTCAGTTATTGCAATACATGGACAGGTTGGAGACATTTATGGGGATCAACATGGGCAG GTTTTCTGTGCAGGAGTATGTTAAATTCCGTGACATGCCTCTGAATGATGCAGCTGTTAAACTAGCTGAAAGTGGGAAAATCGGTGCCCTCAACCTATTGTTCAAGCGTCATCCTTATTCTTTAATTCCTTTCATGTTGGAAATTCTATCTGCAATTCCTGAAACTGTTCCAGTGCAGACATATAAGCAGCTTCTTCCAGGGAGTCGGCCTCCTGCTAATATTGTTTTGAGGGAAGAAGATTGGGTTGAATGTGAGAAGATGGTAAATTTCATTCAGAAATTGCCAATGGATGATGAGACTGCTGTCAAGTTTAAAACTGAACATATTGTCAAGCAATGCCTAGCATATGGTTGGCTGCCAGCTGATGAAATCTTAAGCTGGTATAAGAAGAGGGCTATAGATATTGATAGTTTCAGTGGGCAGCTTGACAGCTGCCTCTGCTTAGTTGATATTGGTCGGAGCATAGGCATCAATGCATTGCAGCACTTTTATGAGGATATTTCATACTTGAATCAGCTCATTTACACAGATGATGGTGACTTGAATCTTAGTCTGAGTCTTGTTGCATGGGAGGACTTGTCTGATTATGAGAAGTTCAAAATGATGCTCAGAGGGGTCAAGGTGGAAACTGTGATTGAGAGGTTACACAACAAAGCGATGCCCTTTTTGCAAAATAGGTTACATGGAGCAGCTTTGTTTTCTGAAGATAAGGTTGAGTCATTTTTGGTTAGATGGCTAAGGGAGATAGCTTTGGAAAATAAGTTAGATCTTTGCTTGGTGGTCATTGATGAAGGATGCAGAGATTTTGGACATAATTGCTTTTTCAAGGATGAGGTTGAAGCTGTGGATAGCGCTCTGCAATGCATATATCGATGCTCTAGTACCGATCAGTGGAGTAACATGGCTACCATATTGTCAAAGCTTCCACAGTTGCAAG GTAATGCTGATCTTGAGGGAAGACTCAAGCTGGCAGAAGCCCACATAGAAGCGGGGAGAATATTGGCATTTTACCAG GTTCCAAAGCCGATAAGCTTTTTTCTGGAGGCACATTCAGATGAGAAAGTTGTGAAGCAGATATTCCGCCTCATACTGTCCAAATTTGTTCGCCGCCAAGCTGGCCAATCAGATAATGATTGGGCAAGTATGTGGCGTGATATGCAATCATTGCGTGAGAAGGCATTTACTTTTCTTGATGCAGAGTATATGTTGATTGAATTTTGCAAAGGACTGCTGAAGGCTGGCAAGTTCTCTCTTGCTAGAAATTACTTGAAGGGTACAAGTACAGTTGCATTGGCACCAGAAAAAGCCGAGAACCTCGTCATTCAAGCAGCCAGAGAGTATTTTTTCTCTGCATCCACTCTTGCTTCCTCAGAA ATCTGGAAGGCCAAGGAATGTTTGAATCTGTTTCCTGGCAGCAGCGCAGTTAAAGCAGAGAATGATATAATCGATGCCCTTACAATCAAGCTTCCAAGGTTTGGTGTGTCTCTTCTACCTTTGCAATTCAGGCAAATAAAAGATCCGATGGAGATTATTAAAATGGTGATAACAAGTCAGCCTGGAGCCTATCTGGATGTAGATGAAATAATTGAGGTTTCCAAGCTTCTTGGACTAAGGTCTAAGGATGACATATCAGCTGTTGAGGAAGCTATTGCTAGAGAAGCTGCAGTTGCTGGTGATCTGCAATTGGCATTTGATCTATGCCTTATTTTGGTTAAGAAAGGACATGGTCTCGTATGGGATCTATCTGCTGCTATAGCTAGAGGTCCTGGCCTTGAAAACATGGATGTTAATTCCCGAAAATTGCTGTTAGGTTTCGCTCTAAGCAACTGTGATGAGGAGTCAATTGGTGAGCTGCTCCATGCATGGAAAGACCTAGATATGCAAGGCCAGTGTCAAACCTTGATGACTTTGACAGGGACTGGTCCTAATTTTTCAGTTAAAAGTGCCCTGGTAAACTCAGACTCAGTAGAACAGACAGAAGAAGCTTCTAGTTCGACTGCTGGCGTAGTTCCTATTAATGGAAGTACAACAGATGATCAAGTAGGTCATCGTAGTACTACTGAAAATATAGTTCTTAGCATTGCTAGAGACTTGCCCCTTGAGACTGGGAGTATGTGGGACTCTCTTCTTCTGGAGAATGAGAGGGTATCATCTTTTGCTGCTTCAGAACTTCCCTGGTTGATTCAATTAAGTAGGACAGTGGGATCcactaaaaaattgaattctggtttaatatttggagaaaattatGTAAATGTTAGAGCATATGCTGTGGTCACCATACTGTCATGGCTAACAAAAAATGGTTTTGCTCCCAGAGATGATCTGATCGTCTCTCTTGCAAAGTCAGTCATAGAATCTCAGGCCACTGAGTGGGAAGATATCTTGGGATGCTCAGTCCTTTTGAACCTTGTGGATGCCTTTAATGGTGTAGAAGTTATTGAGGAAGAGCTGAGAAGAAGGCGGAATTACCAAGAAATATGTAGCATTATGAATGTGGGGATGAAATATGGTTTATTGCACAACTCTGGAGTGGAGTGTGAGGATTTCAATCGGAGGAGGGAGCTGCTACTGAGGTTTTTCAAGGAGAAGCACATGCCAGTTAGCTCAG atgaaatggaaaaatttggaaatgtaCAGTCAACATTCTGGAGGGAATGGAAACTGAAATTGGAAGAAAGAAAGCATGTAGCCGATCATTCTAGAGTGCTGGAACAGATTATTCCTGGTGTTGATACTGCACGGTTTTTGTCTGGTGATACTGACTACATTGAAAGTGTTGTTTTTAACTTGATTGAAAGTGTGAAAATGGAGAGGAAGCACATCTTGAAGGACTTGTTGAAATTAGCAAACACATATAGCTTGAATCGGTCTGAG GTGCTTTTAAGGTTCCTTAGTTCTGTTCTTGTTTCTGACATATGGACCAATGAAGACATCACAGCTGAGATAGCTGGAGTTAGGGGAGAAATTGTTAGCTATGGTCAGAAAACTGTTGAAACTATTTTAATGATGGCCTATCCTGCTATTGATGGGCACAAAAAACACCGGCTTGCTTACCTATATAGTCTGATCTCAGACTGCTGCATGCAGTTGGACGAAAAGAAAGAGTCATTGCCACTGATCCACCCAGATCAAGCAATCATAGCTTCCTCTGGGTTGGCAAGGTTCTACAAGGTAATTGAGGAAGAATGCAGAAATGTTTCTTTTGTGAAAGATCTGAACTTCAAAAACATTGTCAGATTAGGTGGGTTGAATTTAGAGTGTTTCCGGGATGAAGTCTATCGGAACATAGATGAACATAGTGTGGAAGCCTTAGCTAACATGGTACGAGCTCTTGTCACTTTGTATGCTGGCATCCCACCTGAGGGACTTATATCATGGCAGGACGTCTACAGACATTACATCCTCATCTTGTTGAAGCCATTGGTGGGTAATGAGAGAACTAATTTCACTGTCGAAATACCTGAAACATATCAGGGATTTATTGGTCAGGTTGAGCACAAATATGAGATGTGCAGAAAGTACATAAAGCTCTTGACAGATTCTGATATTTATGATATAATGAAGCAGTTCTTTATCATCCTTGTACCTAATATTGTAACTCCTGGAAGTTTACTGGATACGTCAGCTTCGCAAGAATGTCTAATCCTCCTCATGAACTTCTTTATCAGATTGACTGAAGATATAGAGGAGGTTTTATGCCTCATGAGATCAAGAGAGATTCTTAGGTTCAACCCAACATGTTTCATGAAGTGTCTTAAAAGTTTTACAAGGCTAGTGATTGAGGATAGTGTTTCCCCAAGTCAGGGATGGGGTACTATCCTTGGTTGCATCAACTCTGATTTTATGGGGGGTGTTGCTGctgaatcatcaattttttgcCGAGCTATGATTTTTTCGGGTTGTGGGTTTGGAGTGATTTCAGAAGTATTTTCTGAAGCAGTATCGCAGTGCTCATCTAGTCTGGAAGCTGAGCAAGAAATGCAAGGTCTTCCCGCTTTATATTTAAGTATATTGGAACCAATTCTAAAAGGCCTAGCTAGTGAAGTCCCCAAATATCAGAATTTGTGCAATTTGTTGTCGTCTTTGAGTAAGCTGGAAGGTGATATGGAGAACCAGAAAAGGGTCAGACATGTGGTTTGGGAAAGAATGGCTAATTACTCAAATGATTTGCAGTTACCTGGCCGTGTTCGAGTTTATGCTCTTGAACTTATGCAGTCAATCATTGGTAGACCTATTAGGAGTGCCTTTACGGAGCAACAGTTAAACGTTTTACCATGGGAGGGATGGGATGAGTTGCATGATACAGGTGAAAGGAGAGTAACTAGCCCAAGTCGAGGGGTTTCTGATTATTCTGATTCTTCAAATAGGTTTACGAGCACTTTGGTTGCCCTTAGATCATCACAGATAATGGCACCTGTCTGCCCCAGCCTAGAGATAACTCCAGACGATCTCTTGGACATTGGCACAGCGGTTTCTTGCTTCTCAAAATTATGTGGAGCAGCTGATACAGACTCCCATCTTAAAGCTCTGGTCACTGTTTTGGGAGAGTGGGAAGGGCTTTTTGTGGTTGGAAAAGATGACAAGAATTCCATAGAAGTGACTGATACAGGAAATGACTGGGACAATGACGATTGGAATGAAGGCTGGGAAAGCTTTCAGGAAGTAGAGCCACTTAACACAGAAAGCAAAGGAAGttctttctctttccatccCTTGCACGATTGCTGGTCTGAGCTAATCCAAAGACATGTAGCCCTGTCCCTTTATGGGGACGTTCTACAATACTTGGATCTGTCTCTGTCAAAACCAAATGGCATATTAGTCGATGAAGATAATGCTCGGAGCTTGTGTGAGATGGTGCTGGGAAGGGACTTTCTATGGGCTTTCAAGGTGATGATGTTGCTTCCTTATGGAGATTTGCAATTGAATTGTCTGAAAGCAGTTGAAGAAAAGCTGAAGCAAGGAGGCATGACAGACAGAGTAGGCACGGATCTTGATGTCCTGATTCTCGTGCTCTATTCAGGGGTCATCTCTAAGATAATTTCCGGGTCCTTATATGACAATTCTTTCTCTTATATCTGCTATTTGGTTGGATACTTCTCACGTCAGTGCCAAGAAGCATGTTTGTTGAGGCTTGCACgtaaagaaacaaattcaaatGAAGATGAGAGGCCATCCTTAATTGTTTTCGAAAGAATCCTCTTCCCTGTCTTTATATGTGAACTTGTAAAGGCAGATCAGAAGATGCTTGCTGGATTTATTATCACCAAATACATGCACACTAATGCATCTCTTAGTCTCATCAATATTGCAGAGGCTGGTCTTTGGAGATTTCTTGAAGGTCAGCTGAACGAACTGCATCGCGAAGACCTTGATCTTGAGACAATGTTCCCTGGTCTAGTACTGAAACATGCTGTTTCAAGTTTGTTGGGTAGGTTGGTTGATCTGATCCCTTCTGCATTATCTTTGCTGTCTGCAAGATGA